Proteins from a single region of Platichthys flesus chromosome 16, fPlaFle2.1, whole genome shotgun sequence:
- the proza gene encoding protein Z, vitamin K-dependent plasma glycoprotein a has product MGSSTTSAALLCLLTGALAAIQTPQTVFLDKQQASTVISRQKRNVDGSNPSRSSSLEQACMEKVCSYEEARKFFQDSYRTDIFWSVYIDGDQCAEKPCKNGALCSDSVGGYDCVCKSGFTGVHCENDQTLCILEKNKGCTQFCKPDYTTYQCSCARGWKLSQRDRNKCEPAVSFPCGKVSSLSRWDDKQSSNTRNNFEGVSCTSTECPWQALLKNSESAGFCSGVILKENLVLTSAQCADKYSSFQVAVGKSNTNVQDGEQTLYVKIVHVHPRYVEGRPEHDLAVLELRDRIIFRKNVIAACLPERDFADNVLLKGELPAVVTGWKDPQQVSAFEGPLTVNYLAYNQLAQCLENHGSLMTNKMGCTAPRANADCTMSSGSPLLSLYRDVFFLTGVVSQPPGAKCGKGYIFQKVSRYLGWLQPFMGSR; this is encoded by the exons ATGGGCTCCTCCACCACATCTGCCGCCCTGCTGTGTCTCCTGACGGGGGCTCTCGCTGCCATTCAGACCCCCCAGACAG TGTTTCTGGATAAGCAGCAGGCGAGCACCGTGATCTCCCGTCAGAAGAGGAATGTCGACGGCAGTAACCCTAGCCGGTCTTCCAGCCTGGAGCAGGCTTGCATGGAGAAAGTGTGCAGCTACGAGGAGGCCAGGAAGTTCTTCCAGGACTCGTACCGCACG GATATCTTCTGGTCCGTCTACATTG ATGGAGACCAGTGTGCAGAGAAGCCCTGCAAGAATGGAGCGCTGTGTTCGGACAGCGTTGGAGGCTACGACTGCGTCTGCAAGTCGGGTTTCACGGGGGTCCACTGTGAAAACG ACCAGACGCTGTGCATCCTGGAAAAGAACAAGGGCTGCACCCAGTTCTGTAAACCAGACTACACAACCTACCAGTGCTCCTGTGCCCGTGGATGGAAGCTCAGCCAAAGGGACAGGAATAAGTGTGAGCCTGCAG TCAGTTTCCCCTGTGGTAAAGTGAGCAGTCTGAGTCGTTGGGATGACAAACAGTCCAGCAACACCCGCAACAACTTTGAGGGAGTTAGCTGTACTTCCACTGAGTGTCCCTGGCAG GCTCTCCTGAAGAATTCAGAGTCGGCAGGCTTCTGCAGCGGAGTCATTCTGAAGGAGAACCTGGTTTTGACTTCAGCTCAGTGTGCAGACAAGTACAGCTCCTTCCAAGTGGCCGTCG gCAAAAGCAACACCAACGTTCAAGACGGAGAGCAGACCCTGTACGTAAAAATAGTTCACGTCCACCCGCGCTATGTGGAGGGTCGTCCGGAACATGACCTGGCTGTCCTCGAGCTCCGCGACCGCATCATCTTTAGGAAGAATGTAATCGCTGCCTGTCTGCCAGAACGGGACTTCGCTGACAACGTCCTGCTGAAAGGCGAGCTCCCCGCCGTGGTCACCGGCTGGAAAGATCCCCAACAGGTGTCTGCTTTCGAGGGCCCGCTCACTGTTAACTACTTGGCGTACAACCAACTGGCTCAGTGTCTGGAGAATCACGGCAGCCTGATGACCAATAAAATGGGCTGCACTGCCCCTCGGGCCAATGCCGACTGCACCATGAGCTCAGGCAGCCCCTTGCTCTCCCTGTATAGGGATGTGTTCTTTCTCACCGGGGTGGTGAGCCAGCCGCCGGGGGCCAAGTGCGGCAAAGGCTACATCTTCCAGAAAGTGTCCCGCTACCTCGGCTGGCTGCAGCCGTTCATGGGCTCCCGTTAG
- the gprc5ba gene encoding G protein-coupled receptor, class C, group 5, member Ba isoform X2 produces the protein MAFHPVLLLLLLTVAHRASSQNSEDSEALPRGCGWGLEPPYTLLCDLDSIWGVAVESVAAGGILAAILLALVLLCRLRHISEAEKRSAVGPLLLLLLGILGLFGLSFAYLIDQDESLCLLRRALWGLLFAVCFSCLLVQGVRLRRLGQERRSPGGCALTGLALGLSAVQGIIAAEWLLLTVLREGRAACQYLPVDFSLACSYVLALLLAALTAASLALCGKSRQWRCNAIWLVLTCLLSLLLWVAWVGFYLYGNAWLGRSPDWNDPTLAIALVAQGWLLLIFYAIPESHICLRAPPQPTAPDYFDTSQNSTRMRETSFDEDIPLSHRQFVENQGYGYSDENTAGLRSGGGAGQHNSNTATRPSAPFRSNVYQPTEMTMILNGGAVPSAPPTYTGRQLW, from the exons ATGGCGTTCCAcccagtcctcctcctgctgctgctgactgttGCTCATCGTGCCAGTAGTCAGAACTCCGAGGACTCTGAGGCTCTTCCAAGAGGCTGTGGCTGGGGCCTTGAGCCTCCCTACACCCTCCTCTGCGACCTGGACTCCATCTGGGGTGTAGCTGTTGAGTCTGTGGCTGCAGGCGGGATCCTGGCTGCCATCTTATTAGCTCTTGTCCTGCTGTGCCGTTTACGCCACATCAGTGAGGCTGAGAAGCGCAGCGCCGTGGgacccctcctcctgctcctcctcggcATCCTTGGCTTGTTCGGCCTGAGCTTTGCTTACCTGATTGATCAGGATGAGTCGTTATGTCTGCTCCGCAGGGCCCTTTGGGGTCTCCTGTTTGCCGTCTGCTTCTCCTGCTTGCTAGTGCAGGGTGTCCGTCTGCGCAGGCTAGGCCAGGAGCGTCGGAGCCCTGGTGGCTGCGCCCTCACTGGCCTGGCGCTGGGTTTGAGTGCAGTGCAGGGCATCATTGCTGCTGAGTGGCTTCTCCTGACCGTGCTGCGGGAGGGACGAGCTGCCTGTCAGTACCTACCTGTGGACTTCTCACTAGCCTGCAGCTACGTACTAGCACTCCTATTGGCAGCACTAACTGCCGCCTCCCTGGCCCTGTGTGGGAAGTCACGTCAGTGGCGCTGCAATGCCATTTGGCTGGTGTTGACCTGCCTGCTTTCGCTGCTGCTGTGGGTGGCCTGGGTGGGCTTCTATCTGTACGGAAATGCCTGGCTGGGGAGGTCCCCGGACTGGAATGATCCGACACTGGCCATCGCTTTGGTGGCTCAGGGCTGGCTGCTGCTTATCTTCTACGCCATACCTGAATCACACATCTGCCTGAGAGCCCCACCGCAGCCCACTGCCCCGGATTACTTTGACACCTCCCAGAATTCAACTCGTATGAGGGAGACCAGCTTTGATGAAGatatccctctctctcaccgGCAGTTTGTGGAGAACCAGGGCTACGGATACAGCGATGAGAACACTGCAG GCTTGAGGAGCGGTGGCGGTGCCGGGCAACACAACAGTAACACCGCCACCAGGCCCAGCGCTCCTTTCCGCAGCAACGTCTACCAGCCCACCGAGATGACCATGATCCTAAATGGGGGAGCG GTGCCCTCTGCCCCTCCAACCTACACAGGGAGGCAGCTGTGGTGA
- the gprc5ba gene encoding G protein-coupled receptor, class C, group 5, member Ba isoform X1, giving the protein MAFHPVLLLLLLTVAHRASSQNSEDSEALPRGCGWGLEPPYTLLCDLDSIWGVAVESVAAGGILAAILLALVLLCRLRHISEAEKRSAVGPLLLLLLGILGLFGLSFAYLIDQDESLCLLRRALWGLLFAVCFSCLLVQGVRLRRLGQERRSPGGCALTGLALGLSAVQGIIAAEWLLLTVLREGRAACQYLPVDFSLACSYVLALLLAALTAASLALCGKSRQWRCNAIWLVLTCLLSLLLWVAWVGFYLYGNAWLGRSPDWNDPTLAIALVAQGWLLLIFYAIPESHICLRAPPQPTAPDYFDTSQNSTRMRETSFDEDIPLSHRQFVENQGYGYSDENTAGLRSGGGAGQHNSNTATRPSAPFRSNVYQPTEMTMILNGGAVSTSSQSQVPSAPPTYTGRQLW; this is encoded by the exons ATGGCGTTCCAcccagtcctcctcctgctgctgctgactgttGCTCATCGTGCCAGTAGTCAGAACTCCGAGGACTCTGAGGCTCTTCCAAGAGGCTGTGGCTGGGGCCTTGAGCCTCCCTACACCCTCCTCTGCGACCTGGACTCCATCTGGGGTGTAGCTGTTGAGTCTGTGGCTGCAGGCGGGATCCTGGCTGCCATCTTATTAGCTCTTGTCCTGCTGTGCCGTTTACGCCACATCAGTGAGGCTGAGAAGCGCAGCGCCGTGGgacccctcctcctgctcctcctcggcATCCTTGGCTTGTTCGGCCTGAGCTTTGCTTACCTGATTGATCAGGATGAGTCGTTATGTCTGCTCCGCAGGGCCCTTTGGGGTCTCCTGTTTGCCGTCTGCTTCTCCTGCTTGCTAGTGCAGGGTGTCCGTCTGCGCAGGCTAGGCCAGGAGCGTCGGAGCCCTGGTGGCTGCGCCCTCACTGGCCTGGCGCTGGGTTTGAGTGCAGTGCAGGGCATCATTGCTGCTGAGTGGCTTCTCCTGACCGTGCTGCGGGAGGGACGAGCTGCCTGTCAGTACCTACCTGTGGACTTCTCACTAGCCTGCAGCTACGTACTAGCACTCCTATTGGCAGCACTAACTGCCGCCTCCCTGGCCCTGTGTGGGAAGTCACGTCAGTGGCGCTGCAATGCCATTTGGCTGGTGTTGACCTGCCTGCTTTCGCTGCTGCTGTGGGTGGCCTGGGTGGGCTTCTATCTGTACGGAAATGCCTGGCTGGGGAGGTCCCCGGACTGGAATGATCCGACACTGGCCATCGCTTTGGTGGCTCAGGGCTGGCTGCTGCTTATCTTCTACGCCATACCTGAATCACACATCTGCCTGAGAGCCCCACCGCAGCCCACTGCCCCGGATTACTTTGACACCTCCCAGAATTCAACTCGTATGAGGGAGACCAGCTTTGATGAAGatatccctctctctcaccgGCAGTTTGTGGAGAACCAGGGCTACGGATACAGCGATGAGAACACTGCAG GCTTGAGGAGCGGTGGCGGTGCCGGGCAACACAACAGTAACACCGCCACCAGGCCCAGCGCTCCTTTCCGCAGCAACGTCTACCAGCCCACCGAGATGACCATGATCCTAAATGGGGGAGCGGTGAGTACATCCTCCCAGTCTCAG GTGCCCTCTGCCCCTCCAACCTACACAGGGAGGCAGCTGTGGTGA